The genomic region CATTTGGCAAGACCTTTTGCTCCGTTTTTGAATGTAATTGCTTCTGGAAGTGGTTGGGGTGCAATATTAGATAAAGAATATTCTATAGAAATAGGTTTATGGGATGGAAATGCCGAAGGTTGGTGGAAGTATCACGGATGGACAAAAGAACAGTCTCCATACTTTGACCATGCTATGGGAACAGGTCCGTATAAATTGGTTGGTTGGGATCATGCTCAACAAAGGGTAACGCTCGAACGATTCGACGATTACTGGAGAGGTCCCGCCCCAATAAGAAGAGTAATCATTCAAGGTGTGGACGAATGGTCGACGAGAAGAGCCATGCTTGAAACAGGTGATGCTGACATAGCTTATGTTCCTGCTCAATATTTAGATGTTGTACTTTCTATGGATGGTTTGACCGTTATTCCTGGCACACCTCAGGTTTCAATCACCTCTTTAGGATTCAACTGGGAAGTTGACCCAGAGTCTCCATACATTGGTTCAGGCCGATTGGATGGGAACGGTATTCCGCTAGACTTTTTTGCAGATCACAATGTTAGGTTAGGTTTTGCATATGCCTTTGATTATGATGGTATGATAAATGATGTTTTAAAAGGTTTGGGTAAAAAAGTCCCCACCGCTTTACCTACCGGATTCTTAGGATTCGATGAAAATCTTCCAACATATGAATTGGACCTACAAAGAGCTGAAAATTATTTCAAACGTGCTTACAATGGGAGATTATGGCAAATTGGTTTCAAAATGACTATCCTTTACAATACAGGTAACGATGCAAGAAGAGTATCAGCAGAGATATTGAGGGATAATTTAGCAAAGATCAATCCAAGATTCCAAGTTGAAGTTAGAGGAGTTCAATGGCCAACTTACTTAGATGCAAGAGAAAACATGTTGCTTCCAGTTTACATCATAGGTTGGTTAGCTGATTATCCAGATCCACATAACTTTATTTTCACCTATTATCATAGTGAAGGTGATTACGGAGGGTACTACGGCGAAAACTTTGCGGAATTTGCAAGCTTGCCAAGGCCAGAATTTGGTGGGAAATCATTGAACAAGATGATAGAAGATGCTGCTGTTGAAACTGACCCTGTTAAAAGAGAAAAAATTTATATAGACATTCAAGAGTTTGTCATTGATTACGCACTTGTTTTACCTCTTTATCAGCCTCAAGGGTTGAGGGTCCATCGCTCTTGGCTAAAAGGATGGATAAATAATCCAATTTGGCCTGGTGATTATTATTATAACTACAC from Petrotoga sibirica DSM 13575 harbors:
- a CDS encoding ABC transporter substrate-binding protein, whose amino-acid sequence is VYDNLVAYDGESLSKFVPMLSTVVPTVENGYLRDGGTTYVFPIREGVKFHNGNDLTPEDVEYTFERALLYNPPGGPIWMFLDPMFGVFSIRTLVEDYVGASWATIFDGEMNPTSPEYEEALVNFYHDVIDPAVEVQGNEVHVHLARPFAPFLNVIASGSGWGAILDKEYSIEIGLWDGNAEGWWKYHGWTKEQSPYFDHAMGTGPYKLVGWDHAQQRVTLERFDDYWRGPAPIRRVIIQGVDEWSTRRAMLETGDADIAYVPAQYLDVVLSMDGLTVIPGTPQVSITSLGFNWEVDPESPYIGSGRLDGNGIPLDFFADHNVRLGFAYAFDYDGMINDVLKGLGKKVPTALPTGFLGFDENLPTYELDLQRAENYFKRAYNGRLWQIGFKMTILYNTGNDARRVSAEILRDNLAKINPRFQVEVRGVQWPTYLDARENMLLPVYIIGWLADYPDPHNFIFTYYHSEGDYGGYYGENFAEFASLPRPEFGGKSLNKMIEDAAVETDPVKREKIYIDIQEFVIDYALVLPLYQPQGLRVHRSWLKGWINNPIWPGDYYYNYT